Proteins encoded within one genomic window of Tidjanibacter massiliensis:
- a CDS encoding ATP-dependent helicase, with protein MSHFTDTLNPAQKEAVLNYDKPSLIVAGAGSGKTRVLTSRIAYMIEQGVHPGSILALTFTNKAAREMRERIEQLVPDGRARYIWMGTFHSVFYRILRQEAGRLGFDANFTIYDTANSESLLSTIIKERNLNTDEYKPRDIHSRISLAKNNLVTAEAYAANTSFVAEDRQRKRPEFSAIFLEYARRCKANNAMDFDDLLIYANILFRDFPDALEQYRNRFRYILVDEYQDTNYAQYLIVRRLAQTHSNVCVVGDDAQSIYSFRGAKIENILRFQNDFPEAKVFKLEQNYRSTQNIVNAANSIIAKNDRQIPKHVFSENDEGDRVKVLKAYTDQEEAYLVADLAKREGRENGGRWNEIAVLYRNNSQSRAIEDALRRRDVPYRIYSGHSFYDRKEIKDLVAYFRLIVNPRDNEALRRIINTPARGIGAVTVARVAAVAAERGVSMWEVLEGTGSEQVPELKTAAKKLADFTGLIRSLSLERSTKPLHEFGLEVATRSGLIGSYRMNPSPESENALENINELLSSMQNFKEERIVLAYEEDDREADAEPTVEEWLQNISLMTDMDKEGEDSKNRVVLMTVHSAKGLEFDTVFIVGVEENLFPSLMSATSQEKLEEERRLFYVAVTRARKKAFVSFARQRFKWGNTEFCSPSRFITEMDERYVDLPADMDEESAENSPASLPKQRQERYRPERPAYGNRAVSGAGGSGHPERPASPAPRTPHIAGSPHAAHRRRTARHAQHEEYGQPTTGPGGRDDAETYRLSLPLCRRNAGGTRQVRPRRDYEYRRISVGHENYRYL; from the coding sequence ATGTCCCATTTTACAGATACCCTCAACCCCGCCCAGAAGGAGGCGGTCCTCAACTACGACAAACCCTCGCTCATCGTGGCCGGAGCAGGTTCGGGCAAGACGCGCGTACTCACCAGCCGCATCGCCTACATGATAGAACAGGGCGTCCATCCCGGCTCGATACTCGCGCTCACCTTCACCAACAAGGCAGCACGGGAAATGCGCGAACGCATCGAGCAGCTCGTTCCCGACGGCCGGGCACGCTACATCTGGATGGGAACGTTCCACTCCGTCTTCTACCGCATCCTGCGGCAGGAGGCCGGGAGACTCGGTTTCGACGCCAACTTCACGATATACGACACGGCAAACAGCGAAAGCCTGCTCTCGACCATCATCAAGGAGCGAAACCTCAATACCGACGAATACAAGCCGCGCGACATCCACTCCCGCATCTCGCTGGCGAAAAACAATCTCGTGACTGCCGAGGCCTATGCGGCCAACACCTCGTTCGTCGCCGAAGACCGGCAGCGGAAGCGTCCCGAATTCTCCGCCATCTTCCTCGAATACGCCCGGAGGTGCAAGGCCAACAACGCCATGGATTTCGACGACCTGCTGATATACGCCAACATCCTTTTCCGGGACTTTCCCGACGCGCTGGAACAATACCGGAACCGGTTCCGGTACATCCTCGTAGATGAGTACCAGGATACCAACTACGCGCAGTATCTCATCGTACGCCGCCTGGCACAAACCCACTCCAACGTCTGCGTGGTGGGCGACGACGCGCAGAGCATCTACTCCTTCCGCGGAGCCAAGATAGAGAACATCCTCCGGTTCCAAAACGACTTTCCGGAGGCGAAGGTGTTTAAACTGGAACAGAACTACCGTTCGACACAGAATATCGTGAACGCCGCCAACAGCATCATCGCCAAGAACGACCGCCAGATACCCAAGCACGTCTTTTCGGAGAACGACGAGGGTGACCGGGTAAAGGTGCTGAAGGCCTATACGGACCAGGAAGAGGCCTATCTCGTCGCCGACCTGGCCAAACGGGAGGGCCGGGAGAACGGCGGCCGGTGGAACGAAATAGCTGTACTCTACCGCAACAATTCCCAGTCGCGCGCCATCGAAGACGCCCTGCGGCGGCGCGACGTGCCGTACCGCATCTACAGCGGCCATTCGTTCTACGACCGCAAGGAAATCAAAGACCTCGTGGCCTATTTCCGGCTGATAGTCAATCCGCGCGACAACGAAGCGCTGCGCCGCATCATCAATACGCCGGCCAGGGGCATCGGCGCGGTCACGGTGGCCCGCGTGGCCGCTGTCGCCGCAGAGCGCGGCGTGAGCATGTGGGAGGTGCTGGAGGGAACCGGCAGCGAGCAGGTACCCGAACTGAAGACGGCGGCGAAGAAACTCGCCGACTTCACCGGCCTGATACGCTCCCTCTCGCTCGAACGGAGCACGAAGCCGCTCCATGAATTCGGGCTCGAAGTGGCCACGCGGTCGGGACTCATCGGGAGCTACCGCATGAACCCTTCGCCCGAATCGGAAAATGCCCTGGAGAACATCAACGAACTGCTCTCCTCCATGCAGAACTTCAAGGAGGAGCGCATCGTACTCGCTTACGAGGAGGACGACAGGGAAGCGGACGCCGAACCCACCGTGGAAGAGTGGCTGCAGAACATCTCCCTGATGACCGACATGGACAAGGAGGGGGAGGACTCCAAGAACCGCGTAGTGCTGATGACCGTCCACTCGGCCAAGGGGCTGGAGTTCGATACGGTATTCATCGTCGGCGTCGAGGAGAACCTCTTCCCCAGCCTGATGAGTGCCACCTCGCAGGAGAAACTCGAAGAGGAGCGCCGCCTCTTCTACGTGGCGGTCACACGGGCGCGGAAGAAAGCTTTCGTATCGTTCGCCCGACAGCGGTTCAAATGGGGCAATACAGAATTCTGCTCGCCGAGCCGTTTCATCACGGAGATGGACGAACGGTACGTGGACCTTCCCGCCGATATGGACGAGGAGTCCGCGGAGAACAGTCCCGCTTCCTTGCCGAAGCAGCGCCAGGAAAGATACCGGCCCGAACGACCCGCATACGGAAACCGCGCGGTTTCGGGCGCCGGCGGTTCCGGACACCCGGAGCGGCCGGCCTCCCCGGCTCCCCGCACGCCGCACATCGCCGGCTCCCCGCACGCCGCACATCGCCGCCGCACCGCCCGACACGCGCAACATGAAGAGTATGGGCAGCCGACGACCGGCCCAGGAGGGAGAGACGACGCCGAAACATACCGTCTCAGCCTCCCGTTATGCCGTCGGAATGCGGGTGGAACACGCCAAGTTCGGCCGCGGCGAGATTACGAATATCGAAGAATTAGCGTCGGACATGAAAATTACCGTTATCTTTGA
- a CDS encoding DUF58 domain-containing protein — protein sequence MESDSSDILRQVRKIEIKTRGLSNDIFAGHYHSAFKGRGMAFSEVREYRVGDDVRDIDWNVTARSRSPHIKVYEEERELTMMLLVDVSGSRMFGTADKLKKNVITEIAAVLAFSATENNDKVGCILFSDRIEKFIPPKKGRSHILMIIRELIEFVPQHGGTALSEPFRYLTNVLKKRCTAFVLSDFMEPEEDRKRFEDALKIASGKHDIVGIRVYDRRDAELPDVGIMEVQDAETGRKMWIDTSLAALRDHYRGEWERLSRETASVLNRSRVDNVSVATDEDYVKALIKLFNRR from the coding sequence ATGGAGAGCGACAGCAGCGACATACTCCGGCAGGTACGCAAGATAGAGATAAAGACGCGCGGACTGAGCAATGACATTTTCGCCGGCCATTACCACAGCGCCTTCAAGGGGCGTGGCATGGCTTTCAGCGAAGTGCGCGAGTACCGTGTGGGGGACGACGTGCGCGACATTGACTGGAATGTCACCGCCCGCAGCCGCAGTCCGCACATCAAGGTCTATGAGGAGGAGCGCGAGCTGACCATGATGCTGCTGGTCGATGTCAGCGGTTCGCGTATGTTCGGTACGGCGGACAAACTGAAGAAGAACGTTATCACCGAAATCGCCGCCGTGCTCGCTTTTTCCGCTACGGAGAACAACGACAAGGTGGGATGCATCCTTTTCAGCGACCGCATCGAGAAGTTCATTCCCCCGAAGAAGGGTCGTTCTCATATCCTGATGATAATCCGCGAGTTGATAGAGTTCGTTCCGCAGCACGGAGGGACGGCGCTCTCGGAGCCTTTCCGTTATCTGACCAACGTCCTTAAGAAGCGCTGTACGGCTTTCGTGCTTTCGGATTTCATGGAGCCGGAGGAGGACAGAAAGCGGTTCGAGGATGCACTGAAGATAGCCTCCGGCAAGCACGACATCGTGGGCATACGTGTCTATGACCGCCGTGATGCCGAGTTGCCCGATGTGGGAATCATGGAGGTGCAGGATGCGGAGACGGGGCGCAAGATGTGGATAGACACGTCGCTCGCCGCGCTGCGAGACCATTACCGCGGAGAGTGGGAGCGGCTGAGCCGCGAGACGGCTTCCGTGCTGAACCGCAGCCGGGTGGATAACGTATCGGTCGCTACCGACGAGGATTACGTCAAGGCGCTGATAAAACTGTTCAATAGGAGATGA
- a CDS encoding AAA family ATPase: protein MNEVVNINELNERIERESLFVDTLSREVGKVIVGQRHLIDTLLIGLLSNGHILLEGVPGLAKTLAITTLAKAVDARFSRIQFTPDLLPADIVGTLIYSQKREEFYVKRGPIFANFVLADEINRSPAKVQSALLEAMQERQVTIGDETWPLPEPFLVLATQNPLEQEGTYPLPEAQVDRFMLKARITYPKKQEERDIIRMNLLEGGCPEPAKVIEPEDIVKARRVVSDVYMDEKIEQYIIDIIFATREPQEYKLQKLAPMIAYGGSPRASISLAKAAKSYAFIRRRGYVIPEDVRAVCHDVLRHRIGLTYEAEAENVSTEEIITDILNTVEVP from the coding sequence ATGAACGAAGTAGTAAACATCAATGAACTGAACGAGCGCATCGAGCGCGAAAGCCTGTTCGTGGATACGCTGAGCAGGGAGGTAGGGAAAGTCATCGTGGGACAGCGGCACCTCATCGACACCCTGCTGATAGGCCTCCTTTCCAACGGGCACATCCTGCTGGAGGGGGTACCTGGACTTGCCAAGACGCTTGCCATAACGACGCTCGCCAAAGCGGTGGACGCGCGTTTCAGCCGCATTCAGTTCACGCCCGACCTGCTGCCGGCCGACATCGTCGGGACGCTGATATACTCCCAGAAGAGGGAGGAGTTTTATGTCAAGCGCGGTCCCATTTTCGCCAATTTCGTGCTTGCCGACGAGATTAACCGTTCGCCCGCCAAGGTACAGAGTGCCCTGCTCGAGGCCATGCAGGAGCGGCAGGTGACTATCGGCGACGAGACCTGGCCGCTGCCGGAGCCTTTCCTCGTGCTGGCCACCCAGAACCCGCTCGAACAGGAGGGCACCTATCCGCTGCCCGAGGCGCAGGTGGACCGTTTCATGCTCAAGGCGCGGATAACCTATCCCAAGAAGCAGGAGGAGCGCGATATCATCCGCATGAACCTGCTGGAGGGCGGCTGTCCCGAACCGGCGAAAGTCATCGAGCCGGAAGACATCGTCAAGGCCCGTCGGGTGGTCTCCGACGTCTATATGGACGAGAAAATCGAGCAGTACATCATCGACATCATCTTCGCCACGCGCGAACCGCAGGAGTATAAACTCCAAAAACTCGCTCCGATGATAGCCTACGGCGGTTCGCCCCGTGCGAGCATTTCGCTGGCGAAGGCGGCCAAGAGTTACGCCTTCATCCGCCGTCGGGGGTATGTCATTCCGGAGGATGTACGGGCTGTCTGCCACGACGTACTGCGCCACCGCATCGGGCTGACCTACGAGGCCGAGGCGGAGAACGTTTCGACCGAAGAAATCATCACCGACATACTCAACACCGTGGAGGTGCCGTAG